A window of the Radiobacillus deserti genome harbors these coding sequences:
- a CDS encoding DEAD/DEAH box helicase family protein codes for MKLIFLFGPQAVGKMTVGQELAKITDLKLFHNHMTIDLVHQFFDFDSPSLWRLVDVFRFEMFKEVATSNQAGIIFTYVWAFDQEKDWEFLGKVKEIFESNGADVYMVELEADLKERLVRNKSEHRLVHKPTKRNIQQSEQNLQETMEKHRLNSLENEIIHPNYLRINNTNLSAKETALQIKKKFLL; via the coding sequence ATGAAATTAATATTTTTATTTGGTCCACAAGCTGTAGGAAAAATGACTGTAGGACAAGAGCTTGCAAAAATAACAGATCTTAAACTATTTCATAATCATATGACCATAGATCTCGTGCACCAATTTTTCGATTTTGATTCTCCTTCTCTATGGAGATTAGTAGATGTATTCCGATTTGAAATGTTCAAGGAAGTGGCTACAAGTAACCAAGCAGGTATTATTTTTACATATGTATGGGCCTTTGATCAAGAAAAGGATTGGGAATTTTTAGGAAAGGTAAAAGAAATATTTGAATCCAATGGTGCAGATGTGTATATGGTTGAGCTTGAAGCTGATTTAAAGGAACGGTTGGTTCGAAATAAGAGTGAGCATCGGCTTGTGCACAAGCCAACAAAACGAAATATTCAACAGTCTGAACAAAATTTACAAGAAACAATGGAGAAACATCGATTAAATTCATTGGAGAATGAAATTATACATCCAAATTATCTACGAATAAATAATACAAATTTATCAGCGAAAGAAACAGCCCTTCAAATTAAAAAGAAGTTCCTTTTATAG